The following are encoded together in the Candidatus Omnitrophota bacterium genome:
- the tsaD gene encoding tRNA (adenosine(37)-N6)-threonylcarbamoyltransferase complex transferase subunit TsaD has protein sequence MHILGIETSCDETAAAVVVNGRDVLSSVVATSLPDHRRFGGIIPEIASRRQIEWIQPVVGSALSKAGVTLKDLDAIAVTKSPGLIGSLLVGLSFARALGHACGKPVIEVDHIHAHAYSGFLNFSSPDRPSLPAVALVVSGGHSSIFYIKDPAHFQLLGQTRDDAAGEAFDKVARILELGYPGGPAIDRLAQKAGSSDIRFPQAPLKGTFDFSFSGVKTAVLYYTRDHRALPHFSSAKVAYAFQESVVGVLAEKAFEACRVKKVRHLLIGGGVAANSALRRRLKDMSVRSGIAVHIPPIPLCLDNAAMIAGLAYHLKPKVGR, from the coding sequence ATGCATATTTTAGGCATTGAAACATCCTGCGACGAAACCGCGGCCGCCGTGGTCGTTAACGGACGTGACGTGCTCTCCAGCGTCGTTGCCACCAGTTTGCCGGACCACCGCCGTTTCGGCGGCATCATTCCCGAGATCGCGTCCCGCCGCCAGATCGAATGGATACAACCCGTCGTGGGCAGTGCTTTGTCCAAAGCCGGGGTGACCCTCAAAGACCTTGACGCCATTGCTGTGACGAAGTCCCCCGGACTGATCGGTTCATTGCTTGTCGGGTTGTCATTCGCCCGTGCTTTGGGCCACGCTTGCGGTAAACCCGTCATTGAGGTTGACCACATCCATGCGCACGCTTATTCCGGTTTTTTGAATTTTTCCTCCCCCGACAGACCGTCACTGCCCGCCGTTGCCTTGGTTGTTTCCGGCGGACACTCCAGCATTTTTTATATTAAAGATCCCGCGCATTTTCAATTATTGGGCCAGACACGCGACGATGCGGCCGGCGAGGCCTTTGACAAGGTGGCGCGCATTCTGGAATTGGGTTATCCGGGCGGTCCGGCCATTGACCGTTTGGCGCAAAAGGCCGGCAGTTCGGATATCCGTTTCCCCCAGGCGCCTTTAAAAGGCACGTTTGATTTTTCGTTCAGCGGGGTCAAGACCGCGGTTTTGTATTACACGCGTGATCACCGCGCTTTGCCGCATTTTTCTTCGGCCAAGGTCGCTTATGCTTTTCAGGAAAGCGTTGTTGGAGTGCTGGCGGAAAAGGCGTTTGAGGCCTGCCGTGTCAAAAAAGTCAGGCATTTGCTCATCGGAGGCGGGGTGGCGGCCAATTCCGCTTTGCGCCGGCGTTTGAAGGACATGTCCGTCCGGTCCGGTATTGCCGTGCATATTCCGCCCATACCTTTGTGTTTAGACAATGCCGCCATGATCGCCGGACTGGCCTATCATCTGAAACCAAAGGTTGGACGTTGA
- a CDS encoding S41 family peptidase, protein MVKKRFAAGLVIVFLFSAATLTLSAVQGKEDLYSKVELFSYALTTIQSEYVDEKTPKDLIYGSLKGMLSSLDPHSQFLDPQDYKDLKTETQGKFGGLGIEITIKDSLLTIITPIDDTPAWRVGLKPGDRIVKIEKDLTRDMTLDDAVKKLRGDPGTDVHITILRESESLIKDFTITREIIHVQDIKDPHVIEGGIGYIRLTEFREDSHKEFREAIKKLKGEGADSLIIDLRNDPGGLLNVAIKISEEFLPAGQTIVSTKGRHASQDSIAKSGNVHGEFLDWPMVVLINEGSASASEIFAGAMKDNKRAVIVGAKSFGKGSVQSVIPLPDGSGLRLTTAKYFTPSGICIHGMGITPDVVVERVYPKEEKDDDKDKKKENGRDDLDKIFSDVQKKDAKDAADSVRKSKEADQKKKDDADNQLQSALNVMKGLKVYRGFTADH, encoded by the coding sequence ATGGTTAAAAAACGTTTCGCGGCAGGGTTGGTCATAGTTTTTTTATTTTCCGCCGCGACTTTGACATTATCCGCCGTCCAGGGTAAGGAAGACCTTTATTCCAAGGTTGAATTGTTCAGTTATGCTTTGACCACGATCCAGTCCGAATATGTGGACGAAAAAACTCCCAAGGACCTCATTTACGGTTCTTTGAAAGGAATGCTTTCTTCGCTTGACCCACACAGCCAGTTCCTGGACCCGCAGGATTATAAAGACCTGAAAACCGAGACGCAGGGAAAATTCGGCGGTCTGGGCATTGAGATCACCATCAAGGACAGTTTGCTGACCATCATCACACCCATTGATGATACGCCGGCGTGGCGGGTGGGATTAAAACCGGGGGACCGCATCGTCAAGATTGAAAAAGACCTGACCCGCGACATGACCCTCGATGACGCGGTCAAGAAATTGCGCGGGGACCCCGGCACCGACGTGCATATCACCATCCTGCGCGAGAGCGAAAGCCTCATTAAGGATTTTACCATCACCCGCGAGATCATCCATGTGCAGGACATCAAGGATCCCCATGTGATCGAGGGCGGTATCGGGTATATCCGTTTGACCGAATTCCGGGAGGACTCCCACAAGGAATTCAGGGAAGCCATTAAGAAATTAAAAGGCGAGGGCGCCGACAGTTTGATCATTGATCTGCGCAATGATCCCGGCGGGCTTTTGAACGTCGCGATCAAGATCTCCGAGGAGTTTTTGCCGGCGGGACAAACCATCGTGTCCACCAAAGGGCGCCACGCGTCCCAGGACTCCATTGCCAAGTCCGGTAATGTCCATGGCGAATTCTTGGACTGGCCCATGGTTGTCCTCATCAATGAAGGCAGCGCTTCGGCCAGCGAGATCTTTGCAGGTGCAATGAAAGACAATAAGCGCGCGGTCATCGTGGGGGCAAAGTCGTTCGGCAAGGGGTCTGTGCAGTCGGTGATCCCGCTTCCCGACGGTTCCGGCCTGCGGCTGACCACGGCCAAGTATTTTACGCCTTCCGGCATATGCATCCATGGCATGGGCATCACTCCGGATGTGGTTGTTGAGCGTGTTTATCCGAAAGAGGAAAAAGACGACGATAAGGACAAGAAGAAGGAAAATGGCAGGGACGACCTGGACAAGATATTCTCTGACGTCCAGAAGAAAGACGCCAAGGATGCCGCTGACAGCGTCCGGAAATCCAAAGAAGCGGATCAGAAAAAGAAAGACGATGCCGACAATCAGTTGCAAAGCGCTCTCAACGTCATGAAAGGCCTCAAGGTGTATCGCGGATTTACCGCCGATCATTGA
- a CDS encoding divergent polysaccharide deacetylase family protein — translation MVRPRKNPSGGKNKNDLKTTVIIVLFCLAAAQAFLFFHARKQGAPGAIKAAAGQAKMVSAKGGSASGGKAVPGSAGKIAFIIDDWGYAMHNCKFLKEITAPLAVAVLPNLRYTDDIMKCADVYGKDIMLHLPLEPYANGDHYPDNYLITTAMKPSKVIAMVDGTLAKMPLVQGVNNHMGSKATEDRELMKIIFKRLKKRGLFFVDSMTAHHSICGELAREMGMPFASRDVFLDNINTREAIKKQIMELAKRARKKGYAVAIGHDRALTMQVLKEEIRTLEDQGFEIVRVKTLLKNQ, via the coding sequence ATGGTTCGACCACGAAAAAACCCCTCCGGCGGCAAGAACAAAAATGATCTGAAGACAACGGTCATCATTGTTCTTTTTTGTCTGGCCGCGGCACAGGCCTTTTTATTTTTCCATGCCAGGAAGCAAGGCGCTCCCGGGGCGATCAAGGCCGCGGCTGGCCAAGCCAAAATGGTCTCCGCCAAAGGCGGATCCGCCTCCGGCGGAAAGGCCGTGCCAGGATCAGCGGGCAAGATCGCTTTTATCATTGACGATTGGGGCTATGCCATGCACAATTGCAAATTCCTTAAAGAGATCACGGCGCCCCTGGCCGTGGCGGTGCTCCCCAATTTGAGGTATACGGACGACATCATGAAATGTGCCGACGTTTACGGCAAGGACATCATGCTCCATTTGCCTTTGGAGCCGTATGCCAACGGCGACCATTATCCTGACAATTATCTGATCACAACGGCCATGAAGCCCTCCAAGGTCATTGCGATGGTGGACGGGACGCTGGCCAAAATGCCTTTGGTGCAGGGGGTCAACAATCACATGGGTTCCAAGGCCACGGAGGACAGGGAGCTCATGAAGATCATTTTTAAACGCCTTAAGAAAAGGGGTTTGTTCTTTGTGGACAGCATGACAGCGCATCATTCCATCTGCGGCGAACTGGCACGGGAGATGGGCATGCCGTTCGCTTCGCGCGACGTGTTCTTGGACAATATTAACACCAGAGAAGCGATCAAGAAACAGATCATGGAGCTTGCCAAAAGGGCGCGCAAAAAGGGTTATGCCGTTGCCATCGGTCATGACCGTGCATTGACCATGCAGGTCCTCAAAGAAGAGATCCGGACCCTGGAAGACCAGGGCTTTGAGATCGTGCGCGTCAAAACCCTCCTGAAAAATCAATAA
- the gatA gene encoding Asp-tRNA(Asn)/Glu-tRNA(Gln) amidotransferase subunit GatA → MSPHCLTAHALLDLFKSSKVTPQEVFEDVSARVKLVDAKIHAYIHPAQKPSFAAGAFPIPIGIKDNLCTIGEEITCGSRILKGFRPPYDAAVVEKIKRSGGLIVGVANMDEFAFGSSTESSCYGPTFNPWDLSRVPGGSSGGSAACVAADEAVWALGSDTGGSIRQPASFCGIVGMKPTYGRVSRYGLIAFASSLDQIGPLTKDVTDCALLMNIIAGYDERDSTSVNVPAPDYTKALIKDIKGMTIAIPKEAFVEGLDPEVRKAVEDAVALLRKLGAKIKEVSLPHTPYAVAAYYIVATAEASSNLARFDGVRYGLRVSPKKVRKNALIDMIEETRSQGFGNEAKRRIMLGTYALSSGYYDAYYLRGQKVRTLIKGDFDAVFQDCDAVLTPTSPTTAFKIGEKTSDPLSMYLSDIYTIPANLAGVPALSVPCGFSKQGLPIGLQLTAKAFAEETLLRIAYTYEQNTEWHLTKPAI, encoded by the coding sequence ATGAGCCCGCATTGTTTGACCGCCCACGCGCTTCTGGACCTGTTCAAATCCTCCAAGGTCACCCCTCAAGAGGTTTTTGAGGATGTCTCCGCCCGTGTTAAATTGGTGGATGCTAAAATCCACGCGTATATCCATCCGGCGCAAAAACCCTCCTTTGCCGCAGGTGCTTTTCCCATTCCCATCGGCATCAAGGACAATTTGTGCACCATCGGGGAAGAGATCACCTGCGGTTCCAGGATCCTGAAAGGTTTTCGTCCGCCCTATGATGCCGCGGTCGTTGAGAAGATCAAACGTTCCGGCGGTTTGATCGTCGGCGTTGCCAACATGGATGAATTTGCGTTCGGTTCTTCAACAGAATCATCCTGTTATGGTCCGACGTTCAATCCCTGGGACCTAAGCCGGGTGCCGGGCGGCTCCAGCGGCGGGTCCGCGGCCTGTGTGGCGGCCGACGAGGCCGTGTGGGCTTTGGGGTCGGATACCGGCGGTTCCATACGCCAGCCCGCTTCTTTTTGCGGCATCGTGGGCATGAAGCCCACCTATGGCCGCGTGTCGCGTTATGGACTGATCGCTTTTGCTTCCAGTTTGGACCAGATAGGGCCTTTGACCAAGGATGTCACGGATTGCGCGCTGTTGATGAACATCATTGCCGGTTATGACGAGCGCGATTCTACCTCGGTCAATGTGCCAGCGCCCGACTACACCAAGGCCCTTATCAAAGATATTAAGGGCATGACCATTGCTATTCCTAAAGAGGCATTTGTGGAAGGACTTGACCCCGAAGTACGCAAGGCAGTTGAGGACGCTGTCGCGCTTTTGCGGAAACTGGGGGCAAAGATCAAAGAGGTGTCTTTGCCGCATACGCCCTATGCCGTGGCGGCCTATTACATCGTGGCCACGGCCGAGGCGAGTTCCAACCTGGCCCGTTTTGACGGGGTGCGTTACGGCTTAAGGGTTTCGCCCAAAAAAGTCCGCAAGAACGCTTTGATCGACATGATCGAGGAGACCCGCAGTCAGGGCTTCGGCAACGAGGCCAAACGCCGCATCATGCTGGGCACCTACGCGCTTTCGTCGGGATATTACGATGCTTATTATTTGCGCGGGCAAAAGGTACGCACCTTGATCAAAGGGGATTTTGACGCGGTGTTCCAGGATTGTGACGCTGTGCTCACCCCCACATCGCCGACAACGGCTTTTAAGATAGGAGAGAAGACAAGCGACCCGCTGTCCATGTACCTGTCCGACATTTATACCATTCCGGCGAATTTGGCCGGGGTCCCGGCCCTGTCCGTGCCTTGCGGATTTTCCAAACAAGGACTGCCGATCGGTTTGCAATTGACCGCCAAGGCCTTCGCCGAAGAAACATTGCTGCGCATCGCTTATACGTATGAACAGAATACCGAGTGGCATTTAACGAAACCAGCAATATAA
- a CDS encoding ACP S-malonyltransferase has translation LVQKRGTLMEEAAKETKGAMAAVIGFDKDQLAAICRQTGAEVANFNSKEQIVITGHADKVEAAIEAIKAAGGQKVIPLTVSGAFHSSLMAGAAEKFKAVLAHAAIHPTGIKVVSNVNGRPGESAEEIRANLVQQITASVQWVASVEYIISQGVTHFIEIGPGKVLKGLVRRINSDAVVHNIEKPADIDYAHFL, from the coding sequence TTTGGTGCAAAAACGCGGGACCTTGATGGAAGAGGCCGCGAAAGAAACCAAAGGCGCCATGGCCGCGGTCATCGGTTTTGATAAGGATCAACTGGCCGCCATTTGCCGCCAAACCGGGGCAGAGGTGGCTAATTTTAATTCCAAAGAACAGATCGTCATCACCGGCCATGCCGATAAGGTGGAAGCCGCCATTGAAGCCATTAAGGCCGCCGGCGGGCAGAAGGTGATCCCTTTGACCGTCAGCGGTGCGTTCCATTCTTCTTTGATGGCAGGCGCGGCCGAAAAATTCAAGGCCGTCCTTGCCCACGCGGCTATTCACCCGACAGGTATCAAGGTGGTCAGCAATGTCAATGGCCGGCCCGGGGAAAGCGCAGAGGAAATCCGCGCCAATTTAGTCCAACAGATCACGGCGTCCGTGCAATGGGTGGCGTCCGTGGAATATATCATCAGCCAGGGCGTGACGCATTTTATTGAAATAGGCCCCGGCAAGGTCCTCAAAGGACTGGTCCGCCGTATCAATTCCGATGCCGTTGTCCATAACATCGAAAAGCCCGCGGATATCGACTATGCCCATTTCCTCTAA
- the gatB gene encoding Asp-tRNA(Asn)/Glu-tRNA(Gln) amidotransferase subunit GatB: MSQFETVIGLEVHLQLSTATKIFCGCANRYGCGPNTNVCPVCLGLPGSLPVLNSQAMRYAITASLALNARINGFVKFDRKNYYYPDLPKGYQISQYDFPIASDGYLEVKTKDTSARVRIKRAHLEEDAGKLMHDNAAGCSLVDYNRTGTPLLEIVTEPDIRSPQEAYDYLNTLKLNLQYLGISDCDMEKGSLRCDANVSIRPIGATAFGTKAELKNMNSFKAVKAALEYEVTRHRQMAISGGRIVQETLLWDDIKGVTVPMRSKEEAHDYRYFPDPDLVPFTLDPAFVDSLRAELPELPLQKQERFKEQYGLNDYDSFILISDRSISEFFEQCALLYQNPKNIANWISGPLLKEINQRKCVLTDLKLTSENFVNLIKSVDNGVVSNLVGKDVLTAMLDQGRSADVIIQEGGWAQVSDDSALTVIVDEVIAQNPSVAAQIKEGKANAVGFLVGQVMKKSKGKANPKKLSELITRRISNG, encoded by the coding sequence ATGTCTCAATTTGAAACCGTTATAGGGCTTGAAGTCCATTTGCAGTTGAGCACGGCCACCAAGATATTCTGCGGCTGTGCCAACCGATACGGCTGTGGGCCCAACACCAATGTGTGCCCCGTATGCCTCGGCCTGCCCGGCTCTTTGCCGGTGCTCAACAGTCAGGCCATGCGTTATGCCATCACAGCGAGCCTGGCTTTGAACGCCCGCATCAACGGGTTCGTTAAATTTGACCGCAAAAATTATTATTATCCCGACCTGCCCAAGGGCTATCAGATCTCCCAGTATGATTTTCCCATTGCCAGCGACGGGTATTTAGAGGTCAAGACCAAGGACACGTCGGCCAGGGTCCGTATCAAACGCGCGCACCTGGAAGAGGACGCGGGCAAACTGATGCATGACAATGCCGCCGGATGTTCTTTGGTGGATTATAACCGCACGGGAACGCCTTTGCTGGAGATCGTCACCGAACCCGATATCCGTTCGCCGCAGGAGGCGTATGATTATCTCAATACCCTTAAGTTGAATCTGCAGTATTTGGGGATCTCTGATTGCGACATGGAAAAGGGGAGTTTGCGTTGTGATGCCAACGTGTCCATACGTCCCATCGGGGCAACGGCATTCGGGACCAAGGCCGAATTGAAGAACATGAATTCGTTCAAGGCGGTCAAGGCCGCGCTGGAGTATGAGGTCACCCGTCACCGGCAGATGGCCATTTCCGGCGGCAGGATCGTCCAGGAAACGCTGTTGTGGGATGATATCAAGGGCGTGACCGTGCCCATGCGTTCTAAGGAAGAGGCGCATGATTACCGGTATTTTCCGGATCCTGACCTGGTACCGTTCACGCTGGACCCTGCTTTTGTGGATTCCCTGCGCGCCGAATTACCGGAATTGCCGCTCCAAAAACAGGAACGTTTTAAAGAGCAATACGGCCTGAATGATTATGATTCCTTTATTTTGATATCCGACAGGTCCATCTCTGAATTTTTTGAACAATGCGCGTTGCTGTATCAAAATCCTAAAAATATAGCCAACTGGATCAGCGGACCGTTATTAAAGGAGATCAATCAACGCAAATGCGTTTTGACCGATCTGAAATTAACATCGGAAAATTTTGTCAATTTGATCAAGAGCGTGGATAATGGTGTTGTCAGTAATCTGGTCGGCAAGGATGTTTTGACCGCCATGCTTGATCAAGGCCGGTCGGCCGATGTTATTATTCAGGAAGGCGGCTGGGCGCAGGTGTCCGATGATTCCGCTTTGACGGTCATCGTGGATGAGGTCATTGCTCAAAATCCGTCGGTGGCGGCCCAGATCAAAGAGGGCAAGGCCAACGCGGTGGGATTTCTGGTCGGCCAGGTCATGAAGAAAAGCAAGGGCAAGGCCAACCCTAAAAAATTAAGTGAATTGATCACACGGAGGATCAGCAATGGTTAA
- a CDS encoding polymer-forming cytoskeletal protein: protein MAFNRRDTKEVVQEKIIEINAQMKGEMVFSEPVNLKINGRFSGHLDTKGTLTIGASAQVDANITGENIVVAGRVKGNVLARKMLVLMPTSVLTGDIATPKLNIVEGAVFQGRCQMLEDFLNADDLAQYLEIEVPVLLELAQGGKIPAFKEGDVWKFERAKIDQWAVTTRVKA, encoded by the coding sequence ATGGCCTTTAACCGCCGCGATACCAAAGAAGTTGTGCAGGAAAAGATCATTGAGATCAACGCGCAGATGAAAGGGGAAATGGTTTTTTCTGAACCGGTGAATTTGAAGATCAACGGCCGTTTTTCCGGCCATCTGGATACCAAGGGCACGCTGACCATCGGTGCCAGCGCCCAGGTGGATGCCAATATTACCGGTGAGAACATTGTGGTCGCGGGCAGGGTCAAGGGCAATGTGCTGGCCAGGAAAATGCTGGTGCTGATGCCCACGTCGGTATTGACCGGGGACATTGCGACACCGAAGCTGAACATCGTTGAGGGCGCCGTATTCCAGGGCCGCTGCCAGATGCTGGAAGATTTTTTGAACGCCGATGACCTGGCCCAGTATCTGGAAATAGAGGTTCCCGTCCTCCTGGAATTAGCGCAAGGCGGTAAGATCCCCGCGTTCAAAGAGGGGGATGTTTGGAAATTTGAGCGGGCCAAGATCGACCAGTGGGCCGTGACAACCAGGGTCAAAGCATGA
- the gatC gene encoding Asp-tRNA(Asn)/Glu-tRNA(Gln) amidotransferase subunit GatC, translated as MPISSKDVQYIAALARIHIPPEKLDLFCAELGGILKYVEQLQKLNLDDVKPTSHAVPLTDALREDIVRPSLDHQEALKMSVEQKDGCFKVPLVIE; from the coding sequence ATGCCCATTTCCTCTAAAGACGTTCAATACATCGCTGCTTTGGCCAGGATCCATATTCCTCCGGAGAAACTGGACCTGTTTTGCGCTGAATTGGGTGGCATCCTCAAATACGTTGAACAATTGCAAAAATTGAACCTGGATGATGTCAAACCCACCAGCCATGCCGTGCCTTTGACCGACGCGCTTCGGGAAGATATTGTCCGGCCGTCCCTAGACCATCAAGAAGCGCTCAAGATGAGCGTTGAGCAAAAGGACGGCTGTTTCAAAGTGCCCCTTGTCATCGAATGA